In Phycisphaeraceae bacterium, a genomic segment contains:
- a CDS encoding glycoside hydrolase family 95 protein, which translates to MLTRCFALAVLVLLAAAPAPSQYSWEWHPVPAVWDGPRASYDGFAWYRTVIEVPANLRGPWKLHLGRIDDTDEAFINGVLIGASGSMPPDSRTAWQADRIYPIDEALITPGQTHLLAVRVHDSGGAGGIYSGYLELHGSNGSVPLNSLWQIHFGDTPAAATWPPGDRNAFIAMHRDAQPQPWTDHPLESGPRTLWYESPAPTWSYALPIGNGRLGAMVFGGIEEERIQLNLDSLWAGPPYPVVPEDAGLHIAEARTLFFAGRPAEGEKIIAERVLPARIAPRSHQTLGDLTIRTPSIGYPQRYRRQLDLTTAIASTGVRTDRGLIVRRVFASAPDNVIVIEITAEQPTRFEFELSRPANAVVEPIERGMRMHGQAQHNGSHLGTRFEARTHIVTDGHTSHDGATLVARDATHVSILLAAETDYNFDNPSSPLTHDLAASLSAALAAAASRSTAERVARHVSEHRSWFDRVHLELGSSQWSGPTDQRLARVQSGASDPDLVELYFDYARYLLIASSRPGSLPANLQGLWNEHLEAPWNADYHTNINLQMNYWIADVANLSELNGPLFDFCDRLIPAGRTFARRLGCSGAAFGHETDPWFWAAFSGQPVWGMWVTAGGWMASHYMEHHRFTQNHEFLIERAIPYMREVSLFYLDWLVEDPATGLLVSGPTTSPENSYRFEGSVLSLSMGPTMDQQIIRELFENTLEAHMLVGVEDALTTRIAEALDKLAPTTIASDGRIMEWQHPFEEAEPGHRHMSHLYGLHPSNQITPRHTPHLAAAARRSLEARLQHGGGHTGWSRAWMINFWARLSDGEKSYENIQLLLAKSTMPNLLDDHPPFQIDGNFGGGAGIAEMLLQSHEGMIVLLPALPKAWPDGSARGLVARGGFEVSMEWSHGRVRQAVIHARAGGTLRLLGVGDGEVFHVEHVDAALRKDAAVRARGEAVGTVRAHEVFERDMHAGEMFLIRFR; encoded by the coding sequence ATGCTCACTCGATGCTTTGCCCTTGCCGTGCTCGTCTTGCTCGCTGCCGCCCCTGCACCCAGCCAGTATTCATGGGAATGGCACCCCGTACCCGCAGTGTGGGATGGTCCGCGGGCGTCGTACGACGGGTTCGCGTGGTATCGCACCGTCATCGAAGTTCCCGCCAACCTGCGCGGGCCATGGAAACTCCACCTCGGACGCATCGACGACACCGACGAGGCCTTCATCAATGGCGTCCTCATCGGTGCCTCAGGCTCAATGCCCCCGGATTCCCGCACCGCCTGGCAGGCCGACCGAATCTACCCCATCGACGAGGCACTCATCACCCCCGGACAAACACATCTCCTGGCAGTTCGCGTCCATGATTCAGGCGGCGCCGGAGGCATCTACAGCGGCTACCTCGAGCTTCACGGCTCCAACGGCTCAGTTCCACTCAACTCTCTCTGGCAGATCCACTTCGGCGACACCCCCGCCGCTGCAACCTGGCCACCCGGCGATCGCAACGCATTCATCGCCATGCACCGCGACGCCCAGCCTCAACCATGGACCGACCACCCGCTCGAATCTGGCCCACGAACGCTCTGGTACGAATCGCCCGCGCCAACTTGGTCGTACGCTCTTCCCATAGGCAACGGCCGCCTCGGTGCCATGGTCTTCGGCGGCATCGAAGAAGAACGCATCCAACTCAACCTCGATTCCCTCTGGGCCGGGCCACCCTATCCCGTCGTTCCCGAAGACGCCGGACTTCACATCGCCGAAGCCCGCACGCTGTTCTTCGCAGGCAGGCCCGCTGAAGGCGAAAAAATCATTGCCGAGCGAGTCCTCCCAGCACGCATCGCTCCACGCTCGCACCAGACGCTCGGTGATCTGACCATTCGCACGCCCTCCATCGGTTATCCACAGCGGTATCGAAGACAACTCGACCTCACCACCGCGATCGCCTCGACCGGCGTGCGCACCGATCGGGGGCTGATCGTCCGCCGTGTGTTTGCCAGCGCGCCCGACAACGTCATCGTCATCGAGATCACCGCCGAACAGCCAACTCGCTTCGAATTCGAACTCTCACGCCCCGCCAACGCTGTCGTCGAACCCATCGAACGCGGCATGCGCATGCACGGCCAGGCACAGCACAACGGATCGCACCTCGGCACACGCTTCGAAGCACGCACGCACATCGTCACCGACGGCCACACTTCCCACGATGGCGCGACCCTTGTCGCACGCGATGCAACGCACGTCTCGATCCTCCTCGCAGCCGAAACCGATTACAACTTTGACAACCCATCGTCCCCCCTCACGCACGACCTTGCAGCGTCACTCAGCGCTGCCCTTGCTGCCGCGGCATCCCGCTCCACCGCTGAACGCGTCGCCCGGCACGTCAGCGAACACCGCTCATGGTTCGACCGCGTGCACCTCGAACTTGGTTCTTCGCAATGGTCCGGCCCAACCGATCAGCGTCTTGCACGCGTCCAATCCGGCGCCAGCGACCCCGATCTTGTCGAACTCTACTTCGACTACGCGCGATACCTGCTCATCGCCTCTTCACGCCCGGGCTCGCTCCCCGCCAATCTCCAGGGCCTCTGGAACGAACACCTCGAAGCACCATGGAACGCCGACTATCACACCAACATCAATCTCCAGATGAACTACTGGATCGCTGATGTTGCCAACCTCAGCGAACTCAATGGCCCCCTCTTCGACTTCTGCGACCGTCTCATTCCTGCTGGACGCACGTTCGCACGCAGACTCGGGTGCAGCGGTGCCGCATTCGGACACGAAACCGATCCGTGGTTCTGGGCAGCATTTTCCGGACAACCTGTGTGGGGCATGTGGGTCACCGCAGGCGGATGGATGGCATCGCACTACATGGAGCACCACCGCTTCACACAGAACCACGAGTTCCTCATCGAACGCGCAATTCCTTACATGCGCGAAGTATCCCTCTTCTACCTCGACTGGCTTGTCGAAGATCCGGCAACCGGGCTCCTCGTCTCCGGCCCGACGACCTCCCCTGAAAACTCGTACCGCTTCGAAGGCTCTGTCCTCAGCCTGTCAATGGGCCCCACAATGGATCAGCAGATCATTCGAGAACTCTTCGAGAACACCCTCGAAGCCCACATGCTGGTCGGAGTCGAAGACGCCCTCACCACGCGCATCGCCGAGGCCTTGGACAAACTCGCGCCGACAACCATCGCGTCCGACGGACGCATCATGGAATGGCAACATCCATTCGAGGAAGCCGAACCGGGTCATCGGCATATGTCACATCTCTATGGCCTGCATCCCTCGAACCAGATCACGCCGCGCCACACCCCCCACCTCGCAGCCGCAGCCCGTCGCTCGCTCGAAGCTCGCCTTCAACACGGCGGCGGACACACCGGCTGGAGCCGAGCATGGATGATCAACTTCTGGGCCCGACTCAGCGACGGGGAGAAATCCTACGAAAACATCCAACTCCTGCTCGCCAAAAGCACCATGCCCAACCTGCTCGACGACCACCCACCGTTCCAGATCGATGGCAACTTCGGCGGAGGTGCAGGCATTGCGGAGATGCTGCTCCAGAGTCACGAGGGCATGATCGTCCTCCTGCCTGCACTACCCAAAGCCTGGCCCGATGGTTCCGCGCGCGGGCTCGTCGCGCGCGGCGGATTCGAGGTGTCGATGGAGTGGTCGCATGGGCGGGTGAGGCAAGCGGTGATTCACGCGCGTGCCGGCGGGACGCTGCGGTTGCTTGGTGTGGGCGATGGCGAAGTGTTCCACGTGGAACATGTGGACGCGGCGTTGCGCAAGGACGCTGCTGTGCGCGCGCGGGGGGAGGCTGTCGGGACCGTGCGCGCGCATGAGGTGTTTGAGCGCGACATGCACGCGGGCGAGATGTTCCTGATTCGATTTCGATAG